A section of the Gammaproteobacteria bacterium genome encodes:
- a CDS encoding circularly permuted type 2 ATP-grasp protein: MNFDAYQNEGFYDELLGADGKPRPEAELLIRRIEELPVGSLAARQKTAEAAMFQLGITFSVYGAEEGAERIIPFDLIPRVIPAAEWDLIERGLKQRITALNLFVEDIYHAQKILKDGLIPAELIRSAASFRAPCVGINPPRGVWCHITGSDLVRDGEGRLYVLEDNLRCPSGVSYVLENRRILKRIFPSVFAAMRVRPVDDYPDRLLRMLQHLAPSATNDPTVVVLTPGIFNSAYFEHTFLAQQMGVELVEGPDLTVADGHVHMRTTRGLKQVDVIYRRIDDDFLDPLTFRADSMLGVRGLMDVYRAGRVALANAPGNGIADDKAVYAYVPKIIKYYLDQDPILPNVTTYLCSDDKEREHVLANLDKLVVKPVNESGGYGMLVGPHASAVQREQFVRLIRAAPRNYIAQPTLALSRAPVLVGDHLEGRHVDLRPYALYGEDLYVLPGGLTRVALRKGSLVVNSSQGGGSKDTWVQFAAPSTHGGQC; encoded by the coding sequence ATGAATTTCGATGCCTATCAAAACGAAGGTTTCTACGACGAGTTGCTGGGTGCCGACGGAAAACCGCGGCCCGAGGCCGAATTATTGATTCGACGGATCGAGGAGTTGCCGGTCGGAAGCCTTGCCGCACGCCAGAAAACTGCTGAGGCCGCCATGTTTCAGCTAGGGATCACCTTTAGCGTTTACGGCGCGGAAGAAGGCGCCGAGCGCATTATCCCGTTCGACCTTATTCCGAGAGTCATTCCAGCTGCGGAATGGGATCTCATCGAGCGCGGACTCAAGCAGCGCATCACGGCGCTGAATTTGTTCGTTGAAGACATCTATCACGCGCAAAAGATACTCAAGGACGGGCTGATCCCGGCGGAGCTTATTCGCTCCGCAGCGTCGTTTCGTGCGCCCTGCGTCGGGATCAATCCACCGCGTGGAGTCTGGTGCCACATCACCGGCAGCGATCTGGTGCGAGATGGCGAAGGCCGTCTCTACGTGCTGGAGGACAATCTACGCTGTCCCTCCGGCGTCTCCTACGTACTGGAGAACCGGCGCATACTCAAGCGTATCTTTCCCTCGGTCTTCGCGGCTATGCGGGTGCGGCCGGTGGATGACTATCCCGATCGTTTGCTGCGCATGCTGCAACACCTGGCGCCATCGGCGACCAACGATCCGACGGTCGTCGTGTTGACCCCCGGGATTTTCAATTCCGCCTATTTTGAGCACACTTTTCTGGCGCAGCAGATGGGAGTCGAGCTCGTCGAGGGACCCGACCTCACCGTCGCCGACGGCCATGTTCACATGCGCACCACGCGCGGCCTAAAACAGGTGGACGTAATCTATCGGCGCATTGATGACGATTTCCTGGATCCGCTCACGTTCCGCGCCGATTCCATGCTTGGCGTGCGCGGTCTGATGGACGTGTATCGCGCCGGCCGGGTGGCGCTCGCCAACGCTCCGGGCAACGGCATCGCCGACGACAAAGCCGTGTATGCCTACGTACCTAAAATTATCAAGTACTATCTGGATCAGGATCCCATTCTGCCCAATGTAACTACGTATCTGTGCAGCGACGACAAGGAGCGCGAACATGTCCTCGCCAATCTGGACAAACTGGTGGTGAAACCGGTCAATGAATCAGGCGGCTATGGGATGCTGGTTGGCCCGCATGCCAGCGCGGTTCAGCGGGAGCAGTTCGTACGGCTGATCCGGGCCGCGCCGCGCAACTACATCGCTCAGCCCACCCTGGCGCTGTCCCGTGCGCCGGTGCTGGTGGGCGATCATCTCGAAGGACGGCACGTGGATTTGCGGCCCTACGCGCTGTACGGCGAAGACCTCTACGTGCTGCCCGGCGGCCTGACCCGGGTGGCGCTCAGGAAGGGCTCGCTGGTCGTCAACTCTTCCCAGGGCGGAGGCAGCAAAGATACGTGGGTGCAGTTTGCCGCACCGAGCACGCACGGTGGACAATGCTGA
- a CDS encoding urease subunit beta, translating into MIPGEIRAAAGDIEINAGRATLRVNVANTGDRPIQVGSHYHFFETNPALDFDREPTCGYRLNIAAGTAVRFEPGQSREVELVAYAGKREVYGFNAKVMGAL; encoded by the coding sequence ATGATTCCCGGTGAAATCCGTGCCGCGGCGGGCGATATCGAAATCAATGCCGGCCGCGCGACCTTGCGCGTGAACGTCGCCAATACCGGCGACCGGCCGATCCAGGTCGGCTCGCATTATCACTTCTTCGAGACCAATCCCGCGCTGGATTTCGATCGCGAGCCCACATGCGGTTATCGCCTGAATATCGCGGCGGGTACCGCCGTGCGCTTCGAGCCCGGTCAGTCACGGGAGGTAGAACTGGTGGCCTATGCCGGCAAGCGAGAGGTTTACGGGTTCAACGCCAAAGTCATGGGGGCACTGTAG
- a CDS encoding transglutaminase family protein: MSALLAPVHPPLDLTVRVGCALTYETTVPTLLLLNLKPRLATRQVIRDERLVFGRLLPTEQLHDTHGNVVYRLTLPPGRNEILHDAVISVPQAPDNYGLPSERVPVERMPTTVLRYTLPSRYCDSDKLMDFAWTKFGQVPNGVEQARAICDWVHRNIEYRFGSGSPFISAKDVVDRGFGVCRDLAHVGVALCRAFNLPARYVSGHIADIGVPDPGSAMDFHAYFEVYLGGYWHTFDARYNEPRIGRVKIAHGMDAIDGAFATIFGQATLTCFEVWAYQIDPAQVRIGDPIDLSKRLDGSVELRLAR; the protein is encoded by the coding sequence ATGAGCGCCCTGCTTGCGCCTGTACATCCACCTCTGGATCTTACGGTGCGCGTGGGCTGCGCGCTTACCTACGAGACCACTGTACCGACGCTGCTTCTTCTGAATCTCAAACCCCGCCTGGCGACGCGTCAAGTCATTCGTGATGAGAGGCTTGTCTTCGGCCGGTTGCTGCCCACCGAACAGCTACACGATACGCACGGTAACGTCGTCTACCGCCTGACTTTACCCCCGGGGCGCAATGAGATCCTGCACGACGCGGTTATCTCGGTACCGCAGGCGCCAGATAACTACGGATTGCCGAGCGAACGGGTTCCCGTGGAACGCATGCCGACCACGGTGCTGCGCTACACACTGCCTAGCCGCTACTGTGATTCGGACAAGCTGATGGACTTCGCCTGGACAAAATTCGGCCAAGTTCCCAATGGCGTTGAGCAGGCGCGCGCCATTTGCGATTGGGTGCACCGCAACATCGAATATCGGTTCGGCTCGGGCAGTCCATTCATTTCAGCAAAGGATGTGGTGGATCGCGGTTTCGGCGTGTGTCGCGATCTGGCGCATGTGGGTGTCGCCTTGTGTCGGGCATTCAATCTACCGGCCCGCTACGTGTCAGGGCACATCGCCGACATCGGTGTGCCTGACCCAGGGTCCGCCATGGATTTTCACGCATACTTCGAGGTGTACCTCGGCGGCTATTGGCATACCTTTGACGCCCGCTACAACGAGCCACGCATAGGGCGCGTGAAAATCGCCCATGGCATGGACGCCATCGACGGCGCCTTCGCCACCATCTTCGGTCAGGCGACTCTAACTTGTTTTGAGGTATGGGCGTATCAGATCGACCCGGCCCAGGTGCGCATCGGCGACCCGATCGATCTTTCCAAACGGCTGGACGGCTCGGTGGAATTGAGGCTGGCGAGATAG
- the ureA gene encoding urease subunit gamma: MDLSPREKDRLLIFTAALLAERRKARGVKLNYPEAVAFISAAIMEGARDGRSVAELMARGRTLLSADDVMEGVPEMLPDVQVEATFPDGTKLVTVHDPIL, from the coding sequence ATGGATTTGTCGCCGCGCGAAAAAGACAGGCTGCTGATCTTCACCGCCGCGCTACTGGCGGAGCGCCGGAAGGCGCGAGGTGTCAAGCTCAATTATCCGGAGGCGGTGGCTTTTATCAGCGCCGCCATCATGGAAGGCGCGCGCGACGGACGCAGTGTCGCGGAGCTGATGGCGCGTGGCCGGACGCTGCTCAGCGCGGACGACGTGATGGAAGGCGTGCCGGAGATGCTGCCGGACGTACAGGTTGAAGCGACCTTTCCCGACGGCACCAAGCTGGTGACCGTGCACGATCCCATCCTGTGA
- the ureC gene encoding urease subunit alpha → MARIGRQAYAEMYGPTVGDRVRLADTELWLEVEEDRTVYGEEVKFGGGKVIRDGMGQSQQASGDAVDLVITNALIVDYWGIVKADIGIRHGRIAGIGKAGNPDVQPGVDIVIGPGSEAIAGEGQILTAGGIDAHVHFICPQQIDDALMSGVTTMLGGGTGPTTGTNATTCTPGAWNIQRMLQAAEAFPMNLGFLAKGNASLPDGLTEQIEAGAMGLKLHEDWGTTPAAINCCLKVADAHDVQVAIHTDTLNESGFVEQTLAAFEGRTIHTYHTEGAGGGHAPDIIRACGEVNVLPSSTNPTRPYTVNTVDEHLDMLMVCHHLDPGIAEDVAFAESRIRRETIAAEDILHDLGAFSMIASDSQAMGRVGEVVIRTWQTAHKMKVQRGSLSPDPAHHDNFRIKRYIAKYTINPAITHGITHEVGSVEVGKLADLVLWKPPFFGVKPSLILKGGMIAAATMGDPNASIPTPQPVHFRPMFGACGGARSATSMTFASRAAANGKVAERLQLKRMLGVVHGCRALSKRDMIHNDYLPHIEVDAQTYEVRADGELLTCEPASVLPLTQRYFLF, encoded by the coding sequence ATGGCGCGCATCGGCAGACAAGCCTATGCCGAAATGTACGGCCCCACGGTCGGCGACCGCGTGCGACTGGCCGACACGGAGCTCTGGTTGGAAGTCGAAGAGGACCGGACCGTTTACGGCGAAGAGGTCAAGTTCGGCGGCGGCAAGGTCATTCGCGACGGCATGGGCCAGAGCCAGCAAGCGAGCGGTGACGCCGTGGACCTAGTGATCACGAATGCGCTTATCGTCGATTACTGGGGCATCGTCAAGGCGGACATCGGCATCAGGCACGGCCGCATCGCCGGCATCGGCAAGGCCGGCAATCCGGATGTACAACCCGGTGTCGATATCGTCATCGGGCCGGGCAGCGAGGCCATCGCCGGCGAGGGCCAGATCCTTACCGCGGGCGGCATCGACGCGCATGTTCATTTCATCTGTCCGCAGCAGATCGATGATGCGCTGATGTCCGGCGTCACCACCATGCTTGGCGGCGGTACGGGTCCCACCACCGGCACCAACGCGACTACGTGCACGCCCGGTGCCTGGAATATTCAACGCATGCTGCAGGCGGCCGAGGCGTTTCCCATGAATCTTGGATTTCTGGCCAAGGGAAACGCGAGCCTGCCCGACGGTCTGACCGAGCAGATCGAGGCCGGCGCGATGGGGCTGAAACTGCACGAAGACTGGGGCACCACACCCGCCGCAATCAACTGTTGTCTGAAGGTCGCCGACGCGCACGACGTCCAGGTAGCGATCCACACGGACACCTTGAACGAATCCGGCTTTGTGGAGCAGACGCTGGCCGCCTTCGAAGGCCGCACCATCCATACCTATCACACCGAAGGCGCCGGCGGCGGGCACGCGCCGGATATCATTCGCGCCTGCGGCGAAGTCAACGTGTTGCCTTCCAGCACCAACCCGACGCGGCCGTACACTGTGAACACGGTCGATGAGCATCTGGACATGCTAATGGTGTGTCATCACCTCGATCCGGGCATCGCTGAAGACGTGGCCTTCGCCGAATCGCGCATCCGCCGGGAAACCATCGCCGCGGAAGATATTCTCCATGACCTAGGCGCGTTCTCGATGATCGCTTCGGACTCGCAGGCCATGGGCCGCGTGGGCGAGGTCGTCATCCGCACCTGGCAGACCGCGCACAAGATGAAAGTTCAGCGCGGCAGTTTGTCTCCCGATCCCGCGCATCACGACAATTTCCGTATCAAGCGTTACATCGCGAAATACACCATCAATCCGGCGATCACGCACGGCATCACCCATGAAGTCGGCTCGGTGGAGGTTGGCAAGCTCGCCGATCTGGTGTTGTGGAAACCGCCGTTTTTCGGCGTCAAACCCAGCCTGATTCTCAAGGGTGGTATGATCGCGGCCGCGACCATGGGCGACCCCAATGCTTCCATTCCGACCCCGCAACCCGTGCATTTCCGGCCCATGTTTGGCGCATGCGGCGGCGCGCGCTCTGCCACCAGCATGACCTTCGCGTCGCGGGCGGCGGCCAATGGCAAGGTGGCAGAGCGTCTGCAACTGAAGCGCATGCTCGGCGTGGTGCACGGATGCCGCGCGTTGAGCAAGCGCGACATGATCCACAACGATTACCTGCCGCATATCGAAGTCGATGCGCAAACCTACGAGGTACGAGCCGACGGCGAGTTGCTCACCTGCGAACCCGCTTCGGTGTTGCCTTTGACGCAGCGCTATTTCCTGTTTTGA
- a CDS encoding transposase has translation MTFDVGPWGQKYPAITKSWQRNWEQVIPCFAFPAEVRKIIYTTNAIESLHSQVRKSIRNKGHFPSDEAAIKLIWLALRYVTAQWKNPPIAWHAAKAQLEIQFEERFIITD, from the coding sequence GTGACGTTTGACGTCGGGCCGTGGGGACAAAAGTATCCGGCTATCACTAAGAGCTGGCAGCGCAACTGGGAACAGGTCATTCCGTGCTTCGCATTTCCGGCCGAGGTGCGTAAGATCATCTACACCACCAACGCCATTGAGAGCCTGCACAGTCAGGTGCGCAAGAGCATTCGCAACAAAGGGCATTTCCCCAGCGATGAGGCAGCGATTAAACTGATCTGGTTGGCGTTGCGGTATGTCACCGCGCAATGGAAGAATCCACCCATCGCCTGGCATGCGGCCAAGGCACAACTCGAAATTCAGTTCGAGGAGCGTTTCATCATCACCGATTGA
- a CDS encoding urease accessory protein UreF, with amino-acid sequence MTIDLALLRLLQLSSAALPAGSFAYSQGMEWAVEARWVTDSDSTGDWLSGQMTTTMRHVDVPLLARLYEADTDTAGDLDQIVFACRETAELRAEEHHRGQALLRVLRTLLPDAVNGCANRPRTSFVAAFALAARCWNIPRDDALAGYLWSWLENQVLAAIRLAPIGQISGQRLLVSLSEYIPAVIAAGVACADADIGTSAPGIAIASCAHESQYTRLFRS; translated from the coding sequence TTGACTATCGATCTCGCGCTGCTGCGACTGCTGCAACTGTCCAGCGCCGCGTTGCCGGCGGGGTCGTTCGCGTATTCTCAAGGCATGGAGTGGGCGGTGGAAGCGCGTTGGGTAACCGACAGCGATTCGACCGGCGATTGGCTGAGCGGCCAGATGACCACCACAATGCGTCATGTCGATGTACCGCTGCTGGCGCGACTTTACGAGGCCGACACCGACACCGCGGGAGACCTGGATCAGATTGTATTCGCCTGCCGCGAGACCGCGGAATTGCGCGCTGAGGAACACCATCGCGGGCAGGCCTTGCTGCGCGTGCTGCGCACGCTGTTACCGGATGCCGTGAACGGCTGCGCGAATCGGCCCCGCACGAGTTTCGTCGCGGCCTTTGCGCTGGCGGCGCGCTGCTGGAACATCCCGCGCGACGACGCGCTCGCTGGCTATTTATGGAGCTGGCTTGAAAATCAGGTGCTCGCGGCCATCAGGCTCGCGCCAATCGGACAAATCTCGGGCCAGCGACTGCTGGTCAGTCTGAGCGAGTACATACCCGCGGTCATCGCGGCCGGAGTGGCGTGCGCGGATGCGGACATCGGTACGTCCGCGCCAGGGATCGCGATCGCCAGTTGTGCGCACGAGTCACAGTACACGCGCCTGTTCCGATCCTGA
- a CDS encoding ribbon-helix-helix protein, CopG family produces MSQSSTSIRLPRELREELARHAKAAHKSQTAVLVEALRDYLRRHDRAALQQLVDEEAERMNAADRQHPDYELYLRGGEDPWVDDEKGEWWP; encoded by the coding sequence ATGTCCCAGTCCAGCACCAGCATCCGTTTGCCCCGCGAGCTGCGCGAGGAGCTCGCGCGGCACGCCAAAGCGGCGCACAAAAGCCAGACTGCGGTGCTGGTGGAGGCGTTGCGGGATTATCTACGGCGCCACGATCGCGCCGCCTTGCAGCAACTCGTCGACGAAGAGGCCGAGCGCATGAACGCGGCCGACCGCCAACATCCGGATTACGAGCTTTATTTGCGCGGCGGCGAAGACCCGTGGGTCGATGATGAAAAGGGCGAGTGGTGGCCTTAG
- the ureE gene encoding urease accessory protein UreE, whose protein sequence is MLKITQHVSNEGQPDDVTVTLTFDQRQRSRARVELDDGNEAALFLPHGTVLRDGDLLIACEGDRIRVRAAAEPVSTVSIDDPVALARLCYHLGNRHVGLQISRVWIRYQHDHVLDDLVRKLGMNPTQESAPFEPEFGAYQSHSRGSSALRPGHSVARKP, encoded by the coding sequence ATGCTCAAGATCACCCAGCACGTCAGTAACGAGGGCCAACCTGACGACGTGACGGTAACGCTCACCTTCGACCAGCGACAGCGCAGCCGCGCGCGGGTGGAACTGGACGATGGCAATGAGGCGGCCCTGTTTCTGCCACACGGCACGGTGTTGCGTGATGGCGATCTGCTGATCGCGTGCGAAGGCGACCGCATTCGGGTACGCGCCGCGGCGGAGCCGGTTTCCACGGTCAGCATCGACGACCCGGTGGCGCTCGCCCGTCTCTGCTACCACCTCGGCAATCGCCACGTCGGCCTGCAGATCAGTCGCGTGTGGATTCGCTATCAACACGACCACGTGCTGGACGACCTGGTGCGCAAACTCGGCATGAACCCGACCCAGGAATCCGCGCCTTTTGAACCCGAGTTCGGCGCTTACCAATCGCACTCGCGCGGTTCGTCCGCATTGAGGCCCGGGCACAGCGTCGCGCGCAAGCCGTGA
- the ureG gene encoding urease accessory protein UreG, which produces MKDVDQVLRIGVGGPVGSGKTALVDAVCKRMRGSYEIAVVTNDIYTKEDQEFLIRSGALGAERIFGVETGGCPHTAIREDASINQVAVDDLIGRFPQVDFVMIESGGDNLSATFSPELADLTIYVIDVAAGDKIPRKGGPGITRSDLLVINKIDLAEHVNASLEVMDRDARKMRGARPFVFSNLKTGEGLNEICDFIVTAGMLST; this is translated from the coding sequence ATGAAAGATGTTGACCAGGTACTGCGGATCGGCGTCGGCGGCCCGGTCGGTTCCGGCAAGACCGCGCTGGTGGACGCGGTGTGCAAACGCATGCGCGGGTCTTACGAGATCGCGGTGGTCACCAACGACATCTACACTAAAGAGGATCAGGAATTTCTGATCCGCAGCGGGGCGCTGGGCGCGGAGCGCATCTTCGGCGTCGAGACCGGCGGCTGCCCGCACACCGCTATACGCGAGGACGCGTCGATCAATCAGGTGGCGGTCGACGATCTGATCGGCCGGTTTCCGCAAGTCGATTTTGTCATGATCGAAAGCGGTGGCGACAATTTGAGCGCCACATTCAGCCCGGAGCTCGCCGATCTGACGATTTACGTGATCGACGTGGCCGCCGGCGACAAGATCCCGCGCAAGGGCGGGCCCGGCATCACCCGCTCAGACCTGCTTGTGATCAACAAGATCGACCTGGCCGAGCATGTAAATGCATCGCTGGAGGTCATGGATCGCGACGCACGCAAAATGCGCGGCGCGCGCCCGTTCGTGTTCTCCAATCTTAAGACCGGCGAGGGGCTAAACGAGATTTGCGATTTTATAGTGACTGCGGGAATGCTGAGCACGTAA
- a CDS encoding type II toxin-antitoxin system PemK/MazF family toxin, with the protein MALVIRRGDVFIAQFFKDTARLGVVVRADIWRKSDNVTLCQLTSSDEHFNLARTRVKVRDRAGAGTVEMVVEVDRLQTLPITRIGKYVDHLAISEMHAVDAGLRLWLNL; encoded by the coding sequence GTGGCCTTAGTCATCCGCCGCGGCGACGTTTTTATCGCTCAGTTTTTCAAGGATACGGCACGCCTGGGCGTGGTGGTGCGCGCCGATATCTGGCGCAAGAGCGATAACGTCACTCTCTGTCAACTGACCAGCTCCGATGAGCATTTCAATTTGGCGCGTACGCGGGTGAAGGTGCGTGATCGAGCAGGCGCCGGAACCGTGGAAATGGTGGTTGAGGTGGATCGCTTGCAGACTTTGCCGATCACTCGCATCGGCAAATATGTAGACCATTTGGCCATCTCTGAAATGCATGCCGTCGACGCAGGCCTGCGGTTGTGGCTGAATCTGTGA
- a CDS encoding alpha-E domain-containing protein, producing the protein MLSRVAHSIYWVGRYLERAENVARIVDVNLNLMLDLAETANKEQWAPLVQTSGDAALFAERYKTPTRDNVIWFLTFDPANPNSILSCVTAARDNARRVREIISSEMWEQLNTYYHMVRDAARDSEALPAHNEFYARVKLESHLFNGIADAIMSHDEAWHFLRVGSLLERADKTSRILDVKYYILLPDISEVGGAFDNIQWAALLKSASANEMYRKRYRQLSSAKIVGFLLLDQDFPRAVRHCVMQAEGGLRVISGSPPGSFGNAAERALGRLAAELNYAKVDEIIAGGLHEYLDNLQAALNRASGAVFDTFFSQRPKGRRRERHQP; encoded by the coding sequence ATGCTGAGTCGGGTTGCCCATTCGATTTACTGGGTGGGTCGCTATCTGGAGCGCGCGGAAAACGTGGCGCGCATCGTAGACGTCAACCTGAATCTCATGCTGGACCTGGCCGAAACCGCCAACAAAGAGCAATGGGCGCCACTGGTGCAGACGTCCGGCGACGCTGCTCTGTTCGCCGAACGCTACAAGACACCGACTCGCGACAACGTAATCTGGTTTCTCACCTTCGATCCGGCCAACCCGAACTCCATCTTGTCCTGCGTCACCGCGGCGCGGGACAATGCGCGCCGCGTGCGCGAAATCATTTCCTCCGAAATGTGGGAACAGCTCAATACCTATTACCACATGGTGCGTGATGCGGCCCGTGACTCGGAAGCATTACCCGCGCACAACGAATTCTATGCGCGGGTGAAGTTGGAAAGTCATCTGTTCAACGGCATCGCCGACGCCATCATGTCCCATGACGAGGCGTGGCATTTTTTGCGCGTGGGAAGCCTGCTGGAGCGCGCCGACAAGACTTCGCGTATCCTCGACGTGAAGTATTACATCCTGCTGCCAGACATCTCGGAAGTGGGTGGGGCCTTCGACAATATCCAGTGGGCGGCGCTACTCAAATCGGCCAGCGCCAACGAGATGTATCGCAAGCGCTATCGGCAATTGTCGTCCGCCAAGATCGTCGGCTTCCTGTTGCTGGATCAGGACTTTCCGCGCGCCGTGCGTCATTGTGTCATGCAGGCTGAAGGCGGCTTGCGTGTTATCAGCGGCTCGCCGCCAGGCAGCTTCGGCAATGCCGCCGAACGGGCGCTGGGACGCCTCGCGGCGGAGTTGAACTACGCGAAGGTGGACGAGATCATCGCTGGCGGCCTGCACGAATATCTGGATAACCTGCAGGCGGCGCTCAATCGGGCCAGCGGTGCGGTCTTCGACACCTTTTTTTCACAGCGGCCAAAGGGCCGCAGACGCGAGCGCCACCAGCCATGA